Proteins from one Plodia interpunctella isolate USDA-ARS_2022_Savannah chromosome 3, ilPloInte3.2, whole genome shotgun sequence genomic window:
- the Elk gene encoding potassium voltage-gated channel subfamily H member 8 isoform X3 translates to MPARKGLLAPQNTFLDTIATRFDGTHSNFVLGNAQVPAYPIVYCSDGFCELTGWARAHIMQKGCACKFLHGPDTREEHRHEIDAALDSKHELKLELIFYKKNGTPFWCLLDIVPIKNEKREVVLLLASFKDITNTKMAAMSTNEDFDSGAAVRPSAGVVTLALSPFVPAAALLGARFRAESSCLLPDPNGNVDPEAPSPANMGRRRSRAVLYQLSGHYKPDKMKTKLKLNNNLLHSSDPPLPEYKTSAIKRSRFIISHYGVFKTFWDWLILIATFYVAVVVPYNASFVDEGHPRISVTSDVVVEALFIVDIVLNFRTTFVSKKGEVVSDSKAIALNYIRTWFVVDLLAALPFDLLYASDVYSGAESTHGNVHLVKLTRLLRLARLLQKMDRYSQYSALILTLLMLSFTLLAHWLACIWFIIAEKEIEHHKNEVWDLGWINNLADRLKVPIPNISHSESYVTALYFTCSSLTSVGFGNVSANTLPEKVFSIITMLIGALMHAVVFGNVTAIIQRMYSRRSMYQTKWRDLKDFLTLNQVPKELKQRMQDYFQTMWSLNHGIDIHETLKEFPEELRGDVSLHLHREILSLPIFEAASQGCLKLLSLHIRNNFCAPGEYLVHKGDALTYIYYICNGSMEVMQNDMVVAILGKGDLVGCDMNTHLQAYNGTGPSQANNPDVVVKSSSDVKALTYCDLKCIHMGGLAEVLRLYPEYQQEFIHDIQHDLTYNLREGYEAEQESDGNGHPSLTLPSISEDDENAAEDSALSPKKNTSSTNSPRHKFRSDGAQRLTHRELRERIERQRSVATPKITRSDSLEGLNLEMHNTRSSVERLDTQVSSLHHDVAALSMEVRHAIQALQEMTGPPPGWHAAHSNPNLQWNAPPNQLARSCSHPPDVFCWEQERPVTPERPKTNKSTQTEPFLHCVTQYIVEHPATVMLLLGLDPMANLTPVMTPTVDYYDPRSRRPSVLEQIVESENGSQTPSSTTSERFEPTRSLSGSAKELNTQPELRRLLEPENAGSTLRRSRHSTSDLCDPTERLLAAKSHPSTRSLKFNINS, encoded by the exons ATGCCCGCCCGCAAGGGGCTGCTCGCGCCCCAGAACACCTTTCTGGACACCATCGCCACCCGCTTCGATGGAACAC ACAGCAACTTCGTGCTGGGCAACGCGCAAGTGCCGGCATACCCGATCGTGTACTGCTCGGACGGGTTCTGCGAGCTGACGGGCTGGGCGCGCGCGCACATCATGCAGAAGGGCTGCGCGTGCAAGTTCCTGCACGGGCCCGACACCAGGGAGGAGCACCGGCACGAGATCGACGCCGCACTAGATTCCAAGCATGAGCTCAAATTAGAACTTATTTTCTATAAGAAAAATG GTACTCCCTTTTGGTGCTTACTCGACATCGTTCCAATTAAGAATGAGAAACGAGAGGTGGTTTTGTTGCTCGCCTCGTTCAAAGATATCACCAACACCAAGATGGCCGCCATGAGCACTAACGAGGACTTCGACAGCG GAGCCGCGGTGCGGCCTTCGGCTGGCGTGGTCACTCTAGCGTTATCCCCATTTGTACCCGCAGCGGCACTCTTGGGCGCCCGGTTCCGCGCTGAATCTAGTTGCCTACTTCCAGACCCGAATGGCAATGTTGACCCCGAAGCGCCTTCGCCCGCCAACATGGGCAGGCGGCGCTCGAGAGCGGTTCTTTACCAGCTTTCAGGACATTATAAACCAGATAAgatgaaaacaaaacttaaaCTCAACAAT AATCTCTTACACTCGTCGGACCCACCGCTTCCTGAATATAAAACTTCAGCGATAAAAAGATCAAGGTTCATAATTTCTCATTACGGCGTGTTCAAAACGTTCTGGGACTGGCTCATACTGATCGCCACTTTCTATGTAGCCGTAGTGGTTCCGTACAACGCCAGCTTTGTGGACGAGGGACATCCCAGGATTAGTGTCACCAGTGACGTTGTGGTGGAAGCTTTATTTATAGTTG atattgtacttaattttcGAACGACTTTTGTAAGTAAGAAGGGCGAGGTGGTGTCGGACTCAAAGGCCATAGCTTTAAATTACATCAGGACATGGTTTGTGGTGGATCTCCTGGCCGCTCTACCGTTTGACCTACTTTACGCGTCCGATGTATACAGTGGGGCG GAATCTACGCATGGGAACGTGCATTTAGTGAAATTAACCAGACTGCTGCGGCTCGCTCGATTACTGCAGAAGATGGACCGGTATTCGCAGTATTCCGCACTCATTCTCACGCTGCTCATGCTGTCCTTCACGCTCCTGGCTCACTGGCTTGCTTGCATTTGGTTCATCATAgctgaaaaagaaatagaacATCACAAAAATGAAGTCTGGGATTTAG GATGGATTAATAACCTCGCAGACAGATTGAAGGTGCCCATACCGAATATATCGCACAGTGAGAGCTATGTGACCGCACTATACTTCACTTGCTCTTCCCTCACGAGCGTGGGCTTTGGAAATGTGTCCGCTAACACACTGCCTGAGAAGGTCTTCAGCATAATTACTATGTTGATTGGAG CGCTAATGCACGCCGTGGTGTTTGGTAACGTGACCGCCATCATCCAGAGGATGTACTCCCGGCGGTCTATGTACCAGACCAAGTGGAGAGACCTGAAGGACTTCCTCACCCTGAACCAGGTGCCCAAGGAGCTAAAGCAGCGCATGCAGGACTACTTCCAGACCATGTGGTCTTTGAACCACGGCATTGATATACAcgag ACGCTAAAGGAGTTTCCGGAGGAACTGAGAGGCGACGTGTCGCTTCATTTGCACCGGGAAATATTATCACTTCCTATATTCGAGGCGGCCTCGCAGGGCTGCCTCAAGTTGCTATCTCTACACATCCGTAACAACTTTTGCGCACCCGGTGAATATCTCGTGCATAAAGGAGATGCGCTCACgtacatttattacatttgcaACGGCTCTATGGAGGTTATGCAAAACGATATGGTCGTCGCAATATTAG GCAAAGGGGACTTGGTCGGCTGCGATATGAATACCCATTTACAAGCTTACAACGGGACGGGACCATCCCAGGCTAATAACCCTGATGTCGTCGTGAAATCAAGCAGCGATGTAAAg GCTCTAACATACTGCGATCTAAAATGCATTCATATGGGCGGTTTAGCTGAAGTACTCCGTCTGTACCCTGAGTACCAACAGGAGTTCATCCACGACATCCAGCACGACCTTACTTACAATCTGAGGGAAGGCTATGAGGCTGAGCAGGAGTCGGACGGGAATGGTCACCCATCCCTAACTTTACCATCGATATCGGAGGATGACGAGAACGCAGCCGAGGACAGCGCGCTGTCGCCAAAGAAGAATACATCTAGTACCAATAGCCCTAGGCATAAATTCAG ATCGGACGGAGCACAACGGTTGACACACCGGGAGTTACGTGAAAGGATAGAACGGCAGCGGTCGGTGGCGACGCCCAAGATAACCAGGTCCGACTCCTTGGAAGGCCTGAACCTGGAGATGCACAACACCAGGTCGTCGGTGGAGCGCTTGGACACGCAGGTGTCCAGTCTGCATCATGACGTCGCAGCCCTCAGCATGGAG GTACGCCATGCCATCCAGGCGCTGCAGGAGATGACGGGCCCACCCCCCGGATGGCACGCCGCGCACTCTAACCCCAACCTCCAGTGGAACGCGCCGCCTAACCAGCTCGCGCGCAGTTGCAGCCATCCGCCTGACGTCTTCTGCTGGGAG CAGGAAAGACCAGTAACGCCAGAGAGACCAAAGACGAATAAAAGTACACAGACCGAACCATTCTTGCATTGTGTAACCCAATACATAGTAGAACACCCTGCGACAGTAATGCTCCTGCTAGGGTTGGATCCGATGGCCAACCTCACGCCGGTCATGACGCCGACAGTCGATTACTACGACCCACGGAGTCGGAGGCCCAGCGTCTTGGAGCAAATAGTCGAGTCAGAGAACGGCAGTCAGACACCTTCGAGCACCACCAGCGAACGGTTTGAACCGACTAGAAGCCTCAGCGGTAGTGCCAAAGAGTTGAATACGCAGCCCGAGCTAAGGAGACTGCTGGAACCCGAAAATGCAGGCTCGACCCTGAGACGTAGCAGGCACTCGACCAGTGATCTTTGTGACCCCACAGAGAGGCTCCTCGCCGCTAAATCCCACCCGAGCACCCGCAGCCTCAAATTCAACATCAACAGTTAA